The following proteins come from a genomic window of Pyxidicoccus sp. MSG2:
- a CDS encoding tetratricopeptide repeat protein encodes MPRLSGEPVMVERNGREAWPPEVSEQMREVDRLRRSGRYASALALIRQLAEAHPRQVRILSELGQTLGIWGGAPAEALVWYERVLELAPGHNTTRLHRALSLARLGRHAEAVADFDALVAGGYRKALVIHMKRAESLEVLGRDVEAERDWTLALEEDPDNPWLLQQRASVRTRLGRLAEAVTDLTDALATQEGEDVDPELLRERGALRTRLGDVEGARVDFEAGLAAFREGDPPGLLDALRAGLADATRR; translated from the coding sequence GTGCCGCGCCTTTCCGGCGAGCCGGTGATGGTGGAGCGCAACGGACGCGAAGCCTGGCCCCCCGAGGTGTCCGAGCAGATGCGCGAGGTGGACCGGCTGCGGAGGAGCGGCCGGTACGCGTCGGCGCTCGCGCTCATCCGACAGCTCGCGGAGGCGCACCCGAGACAGGTGCGCATCCTGAGCGAGCTGGGGCAGACGCTGGGCATCTGGGGTGGAGCGCCGGCGGAGGCGCTCGTCTGGTACGAGCGCGTGTTGGAGCTTGCGCCCGGACACAACACCACGCGGCTGCACCGCGCGCTCTCGCTGGCCCGGCTGGGGCGGCATGCGGAGGCGGTGGCGGACTTCGACGCGTTGGTGGCCGGCGGTTACCGCAAGGCGCTCGTCATCCACATGAAGCGCGCGGAGTCGCTGGAGGTGCTGGGCCGGGATGTGGAGGCGGAGCGCGACTGGACGCTGGCGCTCGAGGAGGACCCGGACAATCCGTGGCTGCTCCAGCAGCGCGCCAGCGTGAGGACTCGCCTGGGGCGGTTGGCGGAGGCGGTGACGGACCTCACGGATGCACTCGCCACGCAGGAGGGTGAGGACGTGGACCCGGAGTTGCTGCGGGAGCGCGGGGCGCTGCGGACGCGGCTGGGAGACGTAGAGGGCGCGCGCGTGGACTTCGAAGCGGGGCTCGCGGCGTTTCGAGAGGGCGACCCGCCGGGATTGCTGGATGCGCTGCGAGCAGGGCTCGCGGACGCCACGCGCCGCTGA
- a CDS encoding ABATE domain-containing protein — translation MVPRPGLLAPGDTVSPESFSAAIQVREALRAVMLAHNGEPVRPEELKTLDRVAAASPLTVVSAPKASRCARRRRTGGRR, via the coding sequence GTGGTTCCGCGGCCGGGACTGCTGGCTCCGGGAGACACGGTGTCGCCCGAGTCCTTCTCGGCGGCCATCCAGGTCCGCGAGGCGCTGCGAGCCGTGATGCTCGCGCACAACGGTGAGCCCGTGCGTCCGGAAGAACTGAAGACACTGGACCGGGTGGCGGCGGCCAGCCCGCTCACCGTGGTTTCGGCCCCGAAGGCGTCACGCTGCGCGCGCCGGCGCAGGACGGGTGGAAGGCGCTGA
- the dusA gene encoding tRNA dihydrouridine(20/20a) synthase DusA — MMPPRPMPLCVAPMMDWTDRNCRYFHRLLSRHTLLYTEMVTTGAVIHGDRERLLGYEPAEHPVALQLGGSEPAALAESARIGQEWGYDEINLNCGCPSDRVQSGRFGACLMAEPDLVARLVGAMREAVSIPVTVKSRIAIDDLDEWPTLEDFVRKVSAAGCSRFIVHARKAWLQGLSPKENRDVPPLRYELVYRLKSEFPHLDISINGGIKTMDAAADHLKHVDGVMMGRAVYESPYLLAEADRRFFGAQEAPPERHAIVEAMLPYVERRMRQGAPLGAITRHMLGLFQGLPGARAWRRHLSENAHKSGAGPEVLVAALAKVRRSPEADVAA, encoded by the coding sequence ATGATGCCGCCTCGCCCCATGCCGCTGTGTGTCGCGCCGATGATGGACTGGACGGACCGGAACTGCCGGTACTTCCACCGGCTGCTCAGCCGCCACACGCTCCTCTACACGGAGATGGTGACCACCGGCGCCGTCATCCACGGAGACAGGGAGCGACTGCTGGGCTACGAGCCCGCGGAGCACCCCGTGGCGCTCCAGTTGGGAGGTTCCGAGCCCGCCGCGCTCGCCGAGTCGGCGCGCATCGGCCAGGAGTGGGGCTACGACGAAATCAACCTCAACTGCGGCTGCCCGAGCGACCGCGTCCAGTCCGGCCGCTTCGGCGCGTGCCTGATGGCGGAGCCGGACCTCGTCGCCCGCCTCGTGGGTGCCATGCGTGAGGCCGTCAGCATCCCGGTGACGGTGAAGTCGCGCATCGCCATCGACGACCTGGACGAGTGGCCGACGCTGGAGGACTTCGTGCGCAAGGTCTCCGCCGCGGGTTGCTCGCGCTTCATCGTGCACGCGCGCAAGGCGTGGTTGCAGGGGCTGAGCCCGAAGGAGAACCGGGACGTGCCCCCGCTGCGCTACGAGCTCGTCTACCGGCTCAAGTCCGAGTTCCCGCACCTGGACATCAGCATCAATGGCGGCATCAAGACGATGGACGCCGCCGCCGACCACCTGAAGCACGTGGACGGGGTGATGATGGGCCGCGCCGTCTACGAGAGCCCCTATCTGCTGGCCGAGGCGGACCGCCGCTTCTTCGGCGCACAGGAGGCCCCGCCCGAGCGGCACGCCATCGTGGAGGCGATGCTTCCGTACGTCGAGCGGCGCATGCGGCAGGGGGCGCCGCTGGGGGCCATCACCCGGCACATGCTCGGGCTCTTCCAGGGGCTGCCCGGGGCGCGCGCATGGCGCAGGCACCTGAGCGAGAACGCGCACAAGTCGGGCGCGGGGCCGGAGGTGCTCGTCGCCGCGCTCGCGAAGGTGCGCCGCTCTCCCGAGGCGGACGTCGCGGCATAG
- a CDS encoding LysR family transcriptional regulator: MLLFVEVVATGGITAAAERLGLRKSTVSRRLAALEERLGIRLLERNTRRLRLTEAGRDYHAHCARLVAEAREVNRAVSESRGTPQGTLRIATLSLLGELLTPLISEFLLRQPRMRVEVSLAEAHVDLIAEEYDLALRTGPLADSTLVARRLGRLRTGYYASPSYLGRHGTPHTADELRGHECVLLAEPGTDEVWYFGEGRRAKTVPVAGRLRVPSVRAGQTAARAGLGVVRLPASLVVDDVRGGMLVPVLEDVTPPGIPVFAVYPSSRQLPPKVRAFLTLLSERSATLPWEPEA, encoded by the coding sequence ATGTTGCTCTTCGTCGAAGTCGTTGCGACGGGCGGCATCACCGCCGCCGCCGAGCGGCTGGGCCTGCGCAAGTCCACCGTGAGCCGCCGCCTCGCCGCGCTGGAGGAGCGGCTGGGCATCCGCCTGCTCGAGCGCAATACGCGCCGGCTGCGGCTCACCGAGGCGGGCCGCGACTACCACGCGCACTGCGCGCGGCTCGTCGCCGAGGCCCGCGAAGTCAATCGCGCGGTGAGCGAGTCCCGGGGCACGCCCCAGGGCACGCTGCGCATCGCCACCCTGTCCCTGCTCGGCGAACTGCTCACGCCCCTCATCTCCGAGTTCCTCCTGCGCCAGCCACGGATGCGCGTGGAGGTGTCGCTCGCCGAGGCCCACGTGGACCTCATCGCCGAGGAGTATGACCTGGCGCTGCGCACCGGGCCGCTCGCGGACTCCACGCTGGTGGCCCGCCGGCTCGGGCGCCTGCGCACGGGCTACTACGCCAGCCCCTCGTACCTGGGCCGCCACGGCACCCCACACACGGCCGACGAGTTGCGGGGCCACGAGTGCGTGCTCCTCGCCGAGCCGGGCACGGACGAGGTCTGGTACTTCGGCGAGGGCCGGCGCGCGAAGACGGTGCCCGTGGCGGGCCGGCTGCGCGTGCCGAGCGTGCGCGCCGGACAGACGGCCGCGCGCGCGGGGCTGGGCGTGGTGCGGCTTCCCGCGTCGCTCGTCGTGGACGACGTGCGCGGGGGAATGCTCGTCCCCGTGCTGGAAGACGTGACGCCCCCGGGCATCCCCGTGTTCGCCGTCTACCCCAGCAGCCGCCAGCTCCCACCCAAGGTGCGCGCCTTCCTCACGCTGCTGTCCGAGCGCAGCGCCACGCTGCCCTGGGAGCCGGAAGCCTAG
- the trxA gene encoding thioredoxin — MAGNVIELADADFRREVLEAEEPVVVDFTAAWCPPCRIIAPMLDALSTEWRGRMKFTKISTDSHMETAQQYGIRAMPTLLVFKDGKVVKQLVGAMPRKRLEEELRPFLGEVSLTAAF, encoded by the coding sequence ATGGCGGGGAATGTCATCGAGCTGGCGGATGCGGACTTCCGGCGCGAGGTGCTCGAAGCGGAGGAGCCGGTGGTGGTGGACTTCACGGCCGCGTGGTGCCCTCCGTGCCGCATCATCGCACCCATGCTGGACGCACTGTCCACGGAGTGGCGGGGACGGATGAAGTTCACGAAAATCTCCACCGACTCGCACATGGAGACGGCGCAGCAGTACGGCATCCGCGCCATGCCCACCCTGCTCGTCTTCAAGGACGGCAAGGTGGTGAAGCAGCTCGTCGGGGCCATGCCGCGCAAGCGCCTGGAGGAGGAGCTGCGCCCGTTCCTCGGAGAGGTCTCCCTCACGGCGGCGTTCTGA
- a CDS encoding zinc-dependent alcohol dehydrogenase family protein, whose amino-acid sequence MRAIELQKTGSIEGWVQVERPEPKPGPGQALVRIRAVSLNYRDLFIALGRYPGSRPSNLIPTSDGAGEVVAVGAGVTRVKPGDRVAPTFFQTWTDGPRTPEKVARALGGSVDGVLAEYVAVDAEGLVHLPEHLSFEDGATLPCAAVTAWNSLVPEGGLEPGQTVLAQGTGGVSIFALQLARALGARVIITSSQDAKLERAKGLGADGTVNYKQHPSWEEPVLALTGGQGVDHVLEVGGAETLSHSLRATRPGGHISLIGMLSGGVAKPDPATVEAKKLNVQSTYVGSRAMFEDMNRVITQHRLKPVIDRVFPFEQAREALRHMEAGAHFGKIVVKL is encoded by the coding sequence ATGCGCGCAATCGAACTCCAGAAGACGGGCAGCATCGAGGGCTGGGTGCAGGTAGAGCGGCCGGAGCCGAAGCCGGGCCCGGGGCAGGCCCTGGTGCGAATCCGCGCCGTGTCCCTGAACTACCGTGACTTGTTCATCGCGCTGGGCAGGTACCCGGGCAGCCGCCCGTCCAACCTCATCCCCACCTCGGACGGCGCGGGCGAGGTGGTGGCCGTGGGGGCCGGCGTCACGCGGGTGAAGCCCGGAGACCGCGTGGCGCCGACGTTCTTCCAGACGTGGACGGATGGGCCGAGGACGCCGGAGAAGGTGGCCCGCGCGCTGGGGGGCAGCGTGGACGGGGTGCTCGCGGAGTACGTCGCCGTGGACGCCGAGGGACTGGTGCACCTGCCGGAGCACCTCTCCTTCGAGGACGGTGCCACGCTGCCGTGCGCGGCCGTGACGGCGTGGAACTCGCTGGTGCCCGAGGGCGGGCTCGAGCCGGGGCAGACGGTGCTGGCACAGGGTACCGGCGGCGTCTCCATCTTCGCCCTCCAGCTCGCCCGGGCGCTCGGCGCGCGCGTCATCATCACCTCCAGCCAGGACGCGAAGCTGGAGCGTGCGAAGGGGCTCGGCGCGGATGGCACCGTCAACTACAAGCAGCACCCGAGCTGGGAGGAGCCGGTGCTGGCCCTGACGGGTGGACAGGGCGTGGACCACGTCCTGGAAGTGGGCGGTGCCGAGACACTGTCCCACTCCCTGCGCGCCACGCGGCCCGGCGGGCACATCTCCCTCATCGGCATGCTCAGCGGTGGCGTCGCGAAGCCGGACCCCGCCACCGTCGAGGCGAAGAAGCTGAACGTCCAGAGCACCTACGTGGGCAGCCGCGCCATGTTCGAGGACATGAACCGCGTCATCACCCAGCACCGGCTGAAGCCCGTCATCGACCGCGTCTTTCCCTTCGAGCAGGCGCGCGAGGCGCTGCGCCACATGGAGGCGGGCGCCCACTTCGGGAAGATTGTCGTCAAGCTCTGA
- a CDS encoding DUF47 domain-containing protein, translated as MLEKLMPKSDEFFDDFDAQCAVTVQGAKLLHELLVDYRDVPERVRALKEVEHRGDEVTHTAFNRLHKQFITPFDRGQIHTLLSRIDDVLDLTNAAAARLHYYEIQTSLPDATELARLLVLSAQKVQEVVAALRLIKKPEQILAGCQEIKRLESQADEALRAGVGRLFKSGVDTLTVIKWKEIYDLIETATDKCQGVANIIEGVVLEHS; from the coding sequence ATGCTCGAGAAGCTGATGCCCAAGTCGGACGAGTTCTTCGACGACTTCGACGCGCAGTGTGCCGTCACCGTGCAGGGCGCGAAGCTGCTGCACGAGCTGCTGGTGGACTACCGGGACGTGCCCGAGCGCGTCCGGGCGCTCAAAGAGGTGGAGCACCGCGGTGACGAAGTCACGCACACCGCCTTCAACCGCCTCCACAAGCAGTTCATCACCCCGTTCGACCGCGGGCAGATTCACACGCTGCTGTCGCGCATCGACGACGTGCTGGACTTGACGAACGCGGCGGCGGCGCGGCTGCACTACTACGAAATCCAGACCAGCCTCCCGGACGCCACGGAGCTGGCGCGGCTGCTGGTGCTGAGCGCCCAGAAGGTCCAGGAGGTCGTCGCGGCGCTGCGGCTCATCAAGAAGCCGGAGCAGATTCTCGCTGGCTGCCAGGAAATCAAGCGGCTGGAGTCCCAGGCGGACGAGGCCCTGCGCGCGGGCGTCGGCCGGCTCTTCAAGAGCGGCGTGGACACGTTGACGGTCATCAAGTGGAAGGAAATCTACGACCTCATCGAGACCGCGACCGACAAGTGCCAGGGCGTGGCCAACATCATCGAAGGCGTGGTGCTGGAGCACTCCTGA
- a CDS encoding inorganic phosphate transporter — translation MLLTAVVLIVAVALIFDFINGFHDAANSIATVVSTRVLSPNLAVAWAAFFNFIAAFAGGVHVANTMGKGIINFDMLRAEGPTAVLAVIFSALMGAIAWNLLTWWWGLPSSSSHALAGGMIGATLPVLGVKGLVGAGIAKIAAFIVLSPLIGMFLGISMMLASTWSVHKQTPLRVDAWFRRLQLVSSGIFSFSHGTNDAQKVMGIIAVVLFGTIWKDRPFHIDWWMIISCHAAIALGTFFGGWRIVRTMGHSLTKLAPIGGFSAETGGGVTIIALAHWGIPVSTTHTITGAIVGVGSTKGWRAVKWGVAGRIIWAWVFTIPAAALMAVLVYGLTQLVVRLVG, via the coding sequence ATGCTACTCACCGCCGTCGTCCTCATCGTCGCTGTCGCGCTGATTTTCGACTTCATCAACGGCTTCCACGACGCGGCGAACTCCATCGCCACCGTGGTGTCCACGCGCGTGCTGTCGCCCAACCTGGCCGTGGCCTGGGCCGCGTTCTTCAACTTCATCGCGGCGTTCGCCGGTGGCGTCCACGTGGCGAACACCATGGGCAAGGGCATCATCAACTTCGACATGCTCCGCGCCGAGGGCCCGACCGCGGTGCTCGCGGTCATCTTCTCCGCGCTGATGGGTGCCATCGCCTGGAACCTGCTGACGTGGTGGTGGGGACTTCCGTCATCCTCCTCTCACGCGCTGGCGGGAGGCATGATTGGCGCCACGCTGCCGGTGCTCGGCGTCAAGGGGCTGGTGGGCGCGGGCATCGCCAAGATTGCCGCCTTCATCGTGCTGTCGCCGCTCATCGGCATGTTCCTGGGCATCTCGATGATGCTGGCGAGCACGTGGTCGGTGCACAAGCAGACGCCGTTGCGGGTGGATGCCTGGTTCCGCCGGCTGCAGCTGGTGTCGTCGGGCATCTTCTCCTTCAGCCACGGCACCAACGACGCGCAGAAGGTGATGGGCATCATCGCGGTGGTGCTCTTCGGCACCATCTGGAAGGACCGGCCGTTCCACATCGACTGGTGGATGATCATCTCCTGCCACGCGGCCATCGCCCTGGGGACCTTCTTCGGCGGCTGGCGCATCGTCCGCACCATGGGGCACAGCCTCACCAAGCTGGCGCCCATCGGCGGCTTCAGCGCGGAGACGGGCGGCGGCGTCACCATCATCGCGCTGGCGCACTGGGGCATCCCCGTGTCCACCACGCACACGATTACGGGCGCCATCGTCGGCGTGGGCTCCACCAAGGGCTGGCGCGCCGTGAAGTGGGGCGTGGCGGGTCGCATCATCTGGGCGTGGGTGTTCACCATCCCCGCCGCCGCGCTCATGGCGGTGCTGGTCTACGGACTGACCCAGCTGGTCGTGCGCCTGGTGGGCTGA